One window of the Pempheris klunzingeri isolate RE-2024b chromosome 10, fPemKlu1.hap1, whole genome shotgun sequence genome contains the following:
- the ttll4 gene encoding tubulin monoglutamylase TTLL4, producing the protein MALLCGVEEPMSLGPDDDREEKPALVPSLFPFISPTLYFSTANEKVELLPAEQRRLLKWKVSNVTPNVVKQTVARSHFKVTKKSHDWLGCWGHHMKSPCFKSLGEHQKLNHFPGTFQIGRKDRLWRNLSKMQVRFGKQEFSFFPRTFVLPQDIKLLRKAWEDSGSRQKWIIKPPASARGIGIQVIHKWSQMPRKRPLLVQKYLHKPYLISGNKFDLRIYVYVTTYDPLKIYIFSDGLVRFASCKYSSSMKTLGNKFMHLTNYSVNKKNSEYQTNSDDKACQGHKWALKALWQFLGSKGVNTTLIWEKIKDIVIKTIIASEPYVNSLLKMHLRTPSSCHELFGFDIMLDENLKPWILEVNISPSLHSNTALDVSIKGQMIRDLLNLAGFRVPQKEDVAGPCSSASSSTSSLSGGIRERTKSDLSADEKVKRAFYLTQRYADQDFLSTVLDVLTPEDVRVLAESEDELTRLGQFERVFPSPSSSRYLRFFECPRYLNVLLDQWERKYWNNRSKGISLLRTLCGKGVHLGTSDPAHMWSKCSYVSRVEPHRQELSSPSRSRVVVSHQHRSPHDDDDGGSDREGPSASSPPASPSPGSSVTSSACTSPQPGHTQSPPPPPQSASL; encoded by the exons ATGGCTCTCCTCTGTGG TGTTGAGGAGCCGATGTCATTGGGGCCGGACGATGATCGAGAAGAGAAACCGGCTTTGGTTCCCAGTCTGTTCCCCTTCATCTCGCCGACGCTCTACTTCAGCACCGCCAACGAGAAag tggagctgctgcctgCAGAACAAAGACGACTGCTGAAATGGAAGGTCAGCAACGTGACTCCAAACGTTGTCAAGCAGACCGTCGCCAGGTCACACTTCAAGGTCACCAAGA AAAGCCACGACTGGCTGGGCTGCTGGGGACATCACATGAAGTCGCCCTGCTTCAAATCCCTCGGAGAGCACCAGAAG CTGAATCACTTCCCGGGAACGTTCCAGATCGGCAGGAAGGACCGGCTGTGGAGGAACCTGTCTAAGATGCAGGTTCGCTTCGGCAAACAAGAGTTCAGCTTTTTCCCCAGGACGTTCGTCCTTCCTCAGGACATCAAGCTGCTCCGCAAAGCCTGGGAGGACAGCGGCTCCAGGCAGAAGTGGATCATCAAACCT CCGGCTTCAGCCAGAGGAATCGGTATCCAGGTCATCCACAAGTGGAGCCAGATGCCCCGTAAGAGGCCACTGCTGGTCCAGAA GTACCTTCACAAGCCCTACCTCATCAGCGGGAACAAGTTCGACCTGCGGATCTACGTCTACGTGACGACCTACGACCCGCTGAAAATCTACATCTTCTCCGACGGACTGGTTCGATTCGCCAGCTGCAA GTATTCGTCTTCCATGAAGACTCTGGGGAACAAGTTCATGCACCTGACCAACTACAGCGTCAACAAGAAGAACTCTGAATACCAAACGAACAGCGATGACAAGGCCTGCCAGGGACACAAATG GGCTTTGAAGGCCTTGTGGCAGTTCCTTGGTTCTAAAGGAGTCAACACCACTCTGATCTGGGAGAAGATTAAAGACATCGTCATCAAAACCATCATAGC GTCGGAGCCGTACGTTAACAGTCTGCTGAAGATGCACCTTCGGACGCCCTCCAGCTGCCACGAGTTGTTCGGCTTTGATATCATGCTGGATGAGAACCTTAAACCCTGGATCCTGGAGGTCAACATATCACCAAG CCTTCACTCCAACACGGCGCTGGATGTTTCCATTAAAGGTCAGATGATCAGAGACCTCCTGAACCTGGCTGGCTTCCGTGTTCCCCAAAAAGAAGATGTGGCCGGTCCCTGCAGCAGcgcctccagctccaccagcag tctgagTGGGGGCATCAGGGAGAGGACCAAGTCAGATTTGTCTGCTGATGAGAAGGTCAAACGGGCCTTTTACCTCACCCAGCGCTACGCCGACCAG gaCTTCCTGTCCACGGTGCTGGACGTCTTGACCCCGGAGGACGTCCGCGTGCTGGCGGAGAGCGAAGACGAGCTGACTCGACTGGGACAGTTTGAGCGCGTGTTCCCGTCCCCGTCGTCGTCTCGCTACCTTCGCTTCTTCGAGTGTCCCAGATACCTCAACGTCCTGCTGGACCAGTGGGAGAGGAAGTACTGGAACAACAGGTCAAAAG GTATCAGTCTGCTGAGGACTCTGTGTGGGAAAGGAGTCCACCTGGGAACCAGTGACCCAGCTCACATG tGGTCCAAGTGTAGCTACGTCTCCAGGGTTGAGCCCCACAGACAAGAGCTCAGCAGCCCGTCCAGatccag GGTGGTGGTCAGCCATCAGCACCGCTCCCCCCACGACGACGATGACGGCGGCTCAGACAGGGAGGGGCCTTCGGCCTCCAGCCCGCCTGCTTCACCGAGTCCCGGATCCAGTGTCACCAGCAGTGCCTGTACGAGCCCCCAGCCCGGCCACACCCAGAGCCCGCCGCCCCCCCCGCAGTCCGCCTCGCTCTGA
- the prkag3b gene encoding 5'-AMP-activated protein kinase subunit gamma-3b isoform X2, protein MEPLGEVPLFEMDEEEEEDVLSMKSRGACTYAAHGHVTPAGPDPDMFIYMNFMKSHCCYDAIPTSSKLVIFDTTLQVKKAFFALVANGVRAAPLWDNKLKCFVGMLTITDFINILHRYYKSPLVQIYELEEHKIETWREIYLEYSINRLISITPESSLFEAIYSLLKNKIHRLPVIDPASGNVLHILTHKRILKFLHIFGSMIPKPRFLQKRINQVEIGTFRHIATVQESASVYDALSIFVERRVSALPVVNDKGKVVALYSRFDVINLAAQKNYNNLNMTMREAVASRACCVEGVLKCYPHETLETVIDRIARAEVHRLVLVDGDDVVRGIVSLSDLLQALVLTPADVFEGQRCQD, encoded by the exons ATGGAGCCTCTCGGAGAG GTCCCCTTATTTGAAAtggacgaggaagaggaagaggatgttCTGTCAATGAAAAGCAGAG GTGCCTGTACATATGCGGCCCACGGTCATGTGACCCCTGCAGGCCCAGACCCCGACATGTTCATATACATGAACTTCATGAAGAGTCACTGCTGCTACGACGCCATCCCCACCAGCTCCAAACTGGTCATCTTTGACACGACGCTGCAA GTGAAGAAGGCGTTCTTTGCTCTGGTGGCGAACGGAGTGAGGGCAGCGCCCCTGTGGGACAAcaagctgaaatgttttgtgg gtatgcTGACCATCACTGACTTCATCAACATCCTCCACCGGTATTACAAGTCTCCTCTG gtTCAGATCTATGAGCTGGAAGAACACAAGATAGAGACGTGGAGAG AGATCTATCTGGAGTACTCCATCAACAGACTGATCAGCATCACTCCTGAGTCCAG TCTCTTTGAAGCCATCTACTCTCTGCTGAAGAATAAGATACACCGGCTGCCCGTCATCGACCCGGCGTCGGGGAACGTCCTCCACATCCTCACCCACAAACGCATCCTCAAGTTCCTCCACATCTTC ggATCTATGATTCCTAAACCCAGGTTTCTTCAGAAGCGGATCAACCAGGTGGAGATCGGTACCTTCAGGCACATCGCCACAGTCCAGGAGTCGGCGTCTGTCTACGACGCCCTGAGCATCTTTGTGGAGAGGAGAGTGTCCGCTCTGCCGGTGGTCAACGACAAAG gtaaAGTGGTGGCGCTGTACTCCAGGTTTGATGTCATT aaCCTGGCAGCTCAGAAAAACTACAACAACCTGAACATGACGATGCGGGAGGCGGTCGCCTCCAGAGCCTGCTGCGTGGAGGGAGTCCTCAAGTGTTACCCTCATGAAACACTAGAGACCGTCATCGACCGCATCGCCAGGGCTGag GTGCATCGCTTGGTGTTGGTGGACGGTGACGATGTGGTGCGAGGGatcgtctctctgtctgacctcctACAAGCGCTGGTCCTCACCCCCGCAG ATGTTTTTGAGGGACAGCGCTGTCAGGACTGA
- the prkag3b gene encoding 5'-AMP-activated protein kinase subunit gamma-3b isoform X1, producing MEPLGEVPLFEMDEEEEEDVLSMKSRGACTYAAHGHVTPAGPDPDMFIYMNFMKSHCCYDAIPTSSKLVIFDTTLQVKKAFFALVANGVRAAPLWDNKLKCFVGMLTITDFINILHRYYKSPLVQIYELEEHKIETWREIYLEYSINRLISITPESSLFEAIYSLLKNKIHRLPVIDPASGNVLHILTHKRILKFLHIFGSMIPKPRFLQKRINQVEIGTFRHIATVQESASVYDALSIFVERRVSALPVVNDKGKVVALYSRFDVINLAAQKNYNNLNMTMREAVASRACCVEGVLKCYPHETLETVIDRIARAEVHRLVLVDGDDVVRGIVSLSDLLQALVLTPAASSWFRAPIDPPPPHRTLLRPTFPPPQHGGRLWSQLLKYSGEVPPCTPPPHETTYSWRPSAPQRSTSDILILTLAVIIQPSAPSAPTSVFTFPPKLSFEPSNKMLTDASWEIKQSSTSHRRLTTFCFHCWTLQHLKQLSHLHHNPLILPTTQQFYRLTPALHAVFMLQILL from the exons ATGGAGCCTCTCGGAGAG GTCCCCTTATTTGAAAtggacgaggaagaggaagaggatgttCTGTCAATGAAAAGCAGAG GTGCCTGTACATATGCGGCCCACGGTCATGTGACCCCTGCAGGCCCAGACCCCGACATGTTCATATACATGAACTTCATGAAGAGTCACTGCTGCTACGACGCCATCCCCACCAGCTCCAAACTGGTCATCTTTGACACGACGCTGCAA GTGAAGAAGGCGTTCTTTGCTCTGGTGGCGAACGGAGTGAGGGCAGCGCCCCTGTGGGACAAcaagctgaaatgttttgtgg gtatgcTGACCATCACTGACTTCATCAACATCCTCCACCGGTATTACAAGTCTCCTCTG gtTCAGATCTATGAGCTGGAAGAACACAAGATAGAGACGTGGAGAG AGATCTATCTGGAGTACTCCATCAACAGACTGATCAGCATCACTCCTGAGTCCAG TCTCTTTGAAGCCATCTACTCTCTGCTGAAGAATAAGATACACCGGCTGCCCGTCATCGACCCGGCGTCGGGGAACGTCCTCCACATCCTCACCCACAAACGCATCCTCAAGTTCCTCCACATCTTC ggATCTATGATTCCTAAACCCAGGTTTCTTCAGAAGCGGATCAACCAGGTGGAGATCGGTACCTTCAGGCACATCGCCACAGTCCAGGAGTCGGCGTCTGTCTACGACGCCCTGAGCATCTTTGTGGAGAGGAGAGTGTCCGCTCTGCCGGTGGTCAACGACAAAG gtaaAGTGGTGGCGCTGTACTCCAGGTTTGATGTCATT aaCCTGGCAGCTCAGAAAAACTACAACAACCTGAACATGACGATGCGGGAGGCGGTCGCCTCCAGAGCCTGCTGCGTGGAGGGAGTCCTCAAGTGTTACCCTCATGAAACACTAGAGACCGTCATCGACCGCATCGCCAGGGCTGag GTGCATCGCTTGGTGTTGGTGGACGGTGACGATGTGGTGCGAGGGatcgtctctctgtctgacctcctACAAGCGCTGGTCCTCACCCCCGCAG CTTCCAGCTGGTTCCGTGCTCCCATcgaccctcctcctcctcacagaaCTCTTCTTCGTCCgacctttcctcctcctcagcacgGCGGCCGTCTTTGGTCTCAGCTTCTGAAATATTCTGGTGAAGTTCCACCttgtacccccccccctcatgaAACAACCTACAGCTGGAGGCCGTCTGCTCCTCAAAGATCAACCTCTGACATCTTAATCTTAACTCTTGCTGTGATCATCCAACCTTCTGCTCCTTCAGCTCCGACCAGCGTCTTTACATTTCCTCCAAAACTCTCATTTGAACCATCAAACAAAATGCTCACAGATGCATCGTGGGAAATAAAGCAAAGCTCCACCAGCCATCGTCGACTAACCACCTTCTGCTTCCACTGCTGGACGCTCCAACATTTAAAGCAGCTCAGTCACCTCCACCACAATCCTCTCATCCTACCCACCACCCAACAGTTTTATCGTCTGACTCCAGCCCTCCACGCCGTCTTCATGCTGCAGATCCTCCTCTGA